In the Variovorax sp. S12S4 genome, one interval contains:
- a CDS encoding helicase SNF2, whose translation MNASKILSAVAVALMAVAGAAHAETYEGVHQLTSAASRAEVASQAVVAAHSANPYATGANAGPAQVFVSSTSRDAVRADAVAAARSADPYAEGASAGVAPIVASTVDRATVRAAARAAARGDSLPL comes from the coding sequence ATGAACGCCTCGAAGATCCTCTCCGCCGTTGCTGTTGCCCTCATGGCCGTTGCCGGTGCCGCCCACGCCGAAACCTATGAAGGCGTGCATCAACTGACCTCGGCCGCCAGCCGCGCCGAAGTCGCCAGCCAGGCCGTGGTTGCCGCGCACAGCGCCAACCCCTACGCCACCGGCGCCAACGCAGGCCCGGCTCAAGTGTTCGTCTCGTCGACCAGCCGCGATGCAGTCCGTGCCGACGCCGTTGCAGCCGCCCGCAGCGCTGATCCGTATGCCGAAGGCGCTTCCGCCGGCGTCGCACCCATCGTCGCCAGCACGGTGGACCGCGCCACGGTGCGTGCCGCAGCCCGCGCTGCTGCTCGCGGCGACTCGCTGCCGCTGTAA
- a CDS encoding VWA domain-containing protein, producing MSSEETLRRWRLILGRYAAQPLSQTQFSAGDWKLDQALEYLYGREYEGRGLARSSGGPGSLDPSQLRAVDWLNRSRSLFPQEVFERMQTQAIDRYQLTDLLSDPAVLRSLDATPGLAKALLGMRGRLSGQMRDAVREVIQKTVDEITRKLRNDFVNALVGRRNRMRRSHIKSAQNFDARATIAANLKHYDVERKQLVIEHPRFNARVKRNLPWDVVLCVDQSGSMMDSVIYSAVIAGIMSSLPAVRVKLVVFDTSVVDLTHLAHDPVEVLLTVQLGGGTDIGRAVAYCESLVGNPQRTVFALISDFMEGAAPGPLLAAVQRMAQARVKLLGLAALDESANPVYDRQMAQRLADKGMHVAALTPTHFAQWLAEVMN from the coding sequence ATGTCGTCCGAAGAAACCCTGCGCCGCTGGCGCCTGATCCTCGGCCGCTATGCGGCGCAACCCCTGTCGCAGACGCAGTTCTCGGCGGGCGACTGGAAGCTCGACCAGGCCCTCGAATACCTCTACGGCCGCGAATACGAAGGCCGCGGCCTCGCCAGATCCAGCGGCGGCCCGGGGTCGCTCGACCCGAGCCAGTTGCGCGCGGTCGACTGGCTCAACCGCTCGCGCAGTCTCTTTCCGCAAGAGGTGTTCGAGCGCATGCAGACGCAGGCAATCGATCGCTACCAGCTGACCGACCTGCTCTCCGATCCGGCGGTGCTGCGCTCGCTCGACGCCACGCCCGGCCTCGCCAAGGCGCTGCTGGGCATGCGCGGACGGCTGTCGGGCCAGATGCGCGACGCGGTGCGCGAGGTGATCCAGAAGACCGTCGACGAGATCACGCGCAAGCTCAGGAACGACTTCGTCAACGCGCTGGTCGGCCGGCGCAACCGCATGCGGCGCTCGCACATCAAGAGCGCGCAGAACTTCGATGCGCGCGCCACCATCGCGGCCAACCTGAAGCACTACGACGTGGAGCGCAAGCAGCTCGTCATCGAACATCCGCGCTTCAACGCGCGCGTGAAGCGCAACCTGCCCTGGGACGTGGTGCTTTGCGTCGACCAGAGCGGCTCGATGATGGATTCGGTGATCTACAGCGCCGTCATTGCCGGCATCATGAGCTCGCTGCCCGCGGTGCGTGTGAAGCTGGTGGTGTTCGACACCAGCGTGGTCGATCTCACGCACCTGGCGCACGATCCGGTCGAGGTGCTGCTCACGGTGCAGCTCGGCGGCGGCACCGACATCGGCCGTGCGGTGGCGTATTGCGAGTCGCTGGTGGGCAACCCGCAGCGCACGGTGTTCGCGCTCATCAGCGACTTCATGGAAGGCGCCGCGCCCGGGCCGCTCCTGGCCGCGGTGCAGCGCATGGCTCAGGCGCGCGTCAAGCTGCTCGGGCTGGCCGCGCTCGACGAATCGGCCAACCCGGTGTACGACCGGCAAATGGCGCAGCGGCTGGCCGACAAGGGCATGCATGTGGCGGCCCTCACGCCCACGCATTTTGCGCAGTGGCTCGCGGAAGTGATGAACTGA
- a CDS encoding SWIM zinc finger family protein produces the protein MAWYDGYRAYDDDTLATLANPGLLRRAAKDVEAGKVAWAEQGAEGGVVAADGQRVQLDARGPQQARCDCPAPGICKHILGAALWLRALEPAAPGIAAGVPSAEQEERQAPPVADPLAEILALDAAALFKAAGAAAVRRAAAAASSVVEWRVQGGTLVMDLPELGASCRWVAGAGYAGMVSEVPAAERKAVHLIAIAALRSAHAQPLAWPEGARPAPVEDTARLGERERAFLLQVESMLEELLTGGLSHVSELTSARLLALNMSARGEGLPRLAALLRNLGGTVDLLVRRDHRAEERDAFALMARIHALCAALARAEGELAVALRGRLKRDFDESAALDLLPLGAHWWQTRGGARGLTVAFWDLAGARVLQASLARPDGSDTAFTRSGAWSANALWSGAGAAQNVCEAALRLEQPRLAEDGRLAVGGATRAQPLPAWAADDPRLKSIGCGNWSELGERLRGATGLAAEPFDAVLLRPSDTRAPVLDEAQQRLDWLVQDDAGQWLRLGIPIGPEHRQRVDNLDRLTARRAPVHGVLVRIERSAASTELMPIAVLSSNAKKALQAVSLDFADEAARTTSLANRILRMFEARQQQRQAAPVGSPTLAARLLAPVTEVAETQAATGRMALTVAQRQRLHDALDRAGSVGLEVLSSALRAHLAAPAAVPLLKLGFLCQLLGELDGLPEQRKAQPA, from the coding sequence ATGGCCTGGTACGACGGTTACCGCGCCTACGACGACGACACCCTGGCCACGCTCGCCAACCCCGGCCTGCTCCGGCGCGCCGCAAAGGACGTGGAGGCGGGCAAGGTCGCATGGGCGGAGCAGGGCGCGGAGGGCGGCGTGGTGGCGGCCGACGGCCAGCGCGTGCAGCTCGATGCGCGCGGCCCGCAGCAGGCGCGCTGCGACTGCCCCGCACCGGGCATCTGCAAACACATACTCGGCGCGGCGCTGTGGCTGCGCGCGTTGGAGCCGGCGGCGCCGGGCATCGCAGCCGGAGTGCCCTCGGCCGAGCAGGAAGAGAGACAGGCGCCGCCCGTTGCCGACCCGCTCGCGGAAATCCTCGCGCTCGATGCCGCGGCACTCTTCAAGGCCGCGGGCGCGGCGGCCGTGCGGCGCGCCGCAGCGGCTGCCAGCAGCGTCGTCGAATGGCGGGTGCAGGGCGGCACCCTCGTCATGGACTTGCCCGAGCTCGGCGCCTCATGCCGATGGGTGGCGGGTGCGGGCTATGCGGGCATGGTGTCCGAGGTACCTGCCGCGGAGCGCAAGGCGGTGCACCTGATCGCCATTGCGGCGCTGCGCAGCGCGCACGCGCAGCCCCTCGCATGGCCCGAGGGCGCGCGGCCCGCACCGGTCGAAGACACCGCGCGCCTCGGCGAGCGGGAGCGTGCGTTCCTGCTGCAGGTCGAATCGATGTTGGAAGAACTGCTCACGGGCGGCCTCTCGCATGTGAGCGAGCTGACGTCGGCGCGCCTCCTGGCACTCAACATGTCGGCGCGCGGCGAGGGCTTGCCGCGCCTGGCGGCCTTGCTGCGCAACCTTGGCGGCACGGTCGACCTGCTGGTGCGGCGCGACCACCGCGCCGAGGAGCGCGACGCCTTCGCGCTCATGGCGCGTATCCATGCGCTGTGCGCGGCGCTTGCGCGGGCCGAGGGCGAGCTCGCCGTGGCATTGCGCGGCCGGCTCAAGCGCGACTTCGACGAATCGGCCGCCCTCGACCTGCTGCCGCTCGGTGCCCATTGGTGGCAGACGCGTGGCGGCGCGCGCGGGCTCACCGTGGCGTTCTGGGACCTGGCCGGTGCGCGCGTGCTGCAGGCTTCGCTGGCCCGGCCCGACGGAAGCGACACGGCCTTCACGCGCAGCGGCGCATGGTCCGCCAACGCGCTGTGGTCCGGCGCGGGCGCCGCGCAAAACGTGTGCGAAGCCGCCTTGCGCCTCGAGCAACCCCGCCTCGCCGAAGACGGCCGCCTGGCGGTGGGCGGCGCCACGCGAGCGCAGCCCCTGCCCGCGTGGGCGGCCGACGATCCGCGGCTGAAGTCGATCGGCTGCGGCAACTGGTCCGAACTCGGCGAGCGCCTGCGCGGCGCCACCGGCCTTGCGGCCGAGCCTTTCGATGCGGTGCTGCTGCGGCCTTCCGACACGCGCGCGCCGGTGCTCGACGAAGCACAGCAGCGCCTCGACTGGCTGGTGCAGGACGACGCGGGCCAATGGCTGCGGCTTGGCATTCCCATTGGTCCGGAGCACCGGCAGCGCGTCGACAACCTCGACCGCCTCACCGCGCGCCGCGCGCCGGTGCACGGGGTGCTGGTGCGCATCGAGCGCTCCGCCGCGAGCACCGAACTCATGCCCATTGCCGTGCTGAGCAGCAATGCGAAGAAGGCGTTGCAGGCCGTGTCGCTCGACTTTGCCGACGAGGCCGCGCGCACCACGTCGCTGGCCAACCGGATCCTGCGCATGTTCGAGGCGCGGCAGCAGCAACGGCAGGCGGCGCCCGTGGGTTCGCCCACGCTGGCGGCGCGCCTGCTCGCGCCGGTGACCGAGGTGGCCGAGACGCAAGCCGCCACGGGGCGCATGGCGTTGACCGTGGCGCAGCGGCAGCGCCTGCACGATGCACTCGACCGCGCAGGCTCGGTCGGCCTGGAGGTGCTGTCGAGTGCGCTGCGCGCGCACCTTGCCGCGCCCGCCGCGGTGCCGTTGCTGAAGCTGGGCTTTCTGTGCCAGTTGCTTGGTGAACTCGACGGCTTGCCGGAGCAAAGAAAAGCGCAGCCGGCTTAG
- a CDS encoding DUF4132 domain-containing protein, with product MGFLDKILGAVTGGASPAAANGLTREQAQLLKQAFEPLEKAGKELPDKAAAFLVDGTQETVLLDLQAARSFEPGQLLGDPGRLRWGYSNYQNKPLEKIGNQSLEQRGRFYASVNAGAPPLDVLVRLGKLLAAADGGQSLEHPGAPVPEWLQYLVNDAVFASFNKSGSSNAADRDLAKHRPAWNVHLIAALLAHEGLDPHLALQEVFERKGLDSWYHDRLDGLVDAPAVADYMRSQREATEALPAKLSAAGRVLLARRIGKDKALLNDFAPLFVRLAIDGSKTVRAEATPHLEGIAEAQRLELLGQLLKDGDTTQRTQAAELLARLPGDAARALLDAAAGTETSKAVQQAIRSAMSRLDAAGDAGELELPEPPAWQPFEDIPLGEEAVQLLIANRLELLEKNRLAAEAEIEENKASKQTYRYKWRQDNYAAHKKLTDEDMRVAVRVLNGQGSKHDQNRVKNGQLHQVVGFGNRLQSMPGFGMPHLIRWLAVSRHWSSFWFDDGFHKWLGRQPVGSVDLRALAELLQRSGMPIDDVAHTALYQYWNQPTAVEVLPADRVWPFFAEHPEYIDEGLGLVAPPKREGRQTQLDLNATLRTLAIFPTVQARWLPRVMELALGEGKTHRAAAQKALSMLPDIGRRVVESLGSTKSEVRIEAANWLAELKYADAVPAITKALEKETRETVRAAYLTALEALGDDISARLGPAILLAEAKKGLKAKPPAGLAWFSLDALPACKWLDGSPVEPEIVRWWVVLACKLKEPGGNALLTRYLGLLDAASRQAVGSLVLRQFIAHDTRHPTLDEGIAHANANAPQRYQGNQQRYQNAKAEHKQYYEADFQKTQDQVFEECKREKMSEYLGSAIGEKGILALTAHTPGHEVVTLLQQYMRDHYQRRSQIEAMLEGVAPGNDPVVIQLLLGLSRRYRTASVQEKARALVQQIADRNSWTQDQLADRTIPTAGLDDTGKLELAYGDRIFTMVLDAAMKPELRNPEGKVVKALPEPRQNDDPALIKDAKAQFSTSKKELKQVIDLQTARLFEAMCTGRVWPQAEWREYLHRHPIAGRLIQRLVWLELDAEGAVRGSFRPTEDGSLIDTQDDEVELAADSQLRLGHASLVDEATAAAWNKHFKDYKLVPLFAQMTRKPPAVAFIDDKSQPVSEINDRLGWISDTFTLRGSFAKLGYQRAQAEDGGFFYQYTKEFSSAGVRVAIEFSGNTLPEENVPAALKTLGFEDMKTRGYSDRALPLSSVPPVLLAEAYADYLAIAQACAGFDAGWEKKMPW from the coding sequence ATGGGATTTCTGGACAAGATCTTGGGCGCCGTCACGGGCGGCGCCAGCCCCGCAGCCGCCAACGGCCTGACGCGCGAGCAGGCGCAGCTGTTGAAGCAGGCCTTCGAGCCGCTCGAAAAAGCAGGCAAGGAGCTGCCCGACAAGGCCGCCGCATTCCTCGTCGACGGCACGCAGGAAACCGTGCTGCTCGATCTGCAGGCTGCCAGGTCCTTCGAGCCCGGGCAACTGCTCGGAGACCCCGGCCGCCTGCGCTGGGGCTACAGCAACTACCAGAACAAGCCGCTGGAGAAGATCGGCAACCAGAGCCTCGAGCAGCGCGGCCGCTTCTACGCCAGCGTGAATGCCGGTGCGCCCCCGCTCGATGTGCTGGTGCGGCTGGGCAAGCTGCTTGCGGCGGCCGACGGCGGGCAATCGCTCGAGCATCCCGGCGCGCCGGTGCCGGAGTGGCTTCAGTACCTCGTCAACGACGCGGTGTTCGCGAGCTTCAACAAGAGCGGCTCCAGCAACGCCGCCGACCGCGATCTTGCCAAGCACCGGCCCGCGTGGAACGTGCATCTCATTGCCGCCCTGCTCGCGCACGAAGGGCTCGACCCGCACCTCGCGCTGCAGGAGGTCTTCGAGCGCAAGGGCCTGGACAGCTGGTACCACGACCGGCTCGACGGCCTGGTCGACGCCCCTGCCGTGGCCGACTACATGCGCAGCCAGCGCGAGGCCACCGAGGCATTGCCTGCAAAGCTGTCGGCCGCGGGCCGCGTTCTGCTGGCCAGGCGCATCGGCAAGGACAAGGCGCTCTTGAACGACTTTGCACCGCTCTTCGTGCGCCTGGCCATCGACGGCAGCAAGACGGTGCGCGCCGAGGCGACGCCGCACCTGGAGGGCATTGCCGAGGCGCAGCGGCTCGAACTCCTCGGGCAACTGCTGAAAGACGGCGACACCACCCAGCGGACGCAGGCCGCCGAACTGCTTGCGCGCCTGCCGGGCGACGCCGCGCGCGCGCTGCTCGACGCTGCGGCCGGCACCGAGACCAGCAAGGCCGTGCAGCAGGCCATCCGCTCGGCCATGTCGCGGCTCGACGCGGCGGGCGATGCGGGCGAGCTCGAATTGCCCGAGCCGCCGGCATGGCAGCCCTTCGAGGACATTCCGCTCGGTGAAGAGGCGGTGCAACTGCTCATTGCCAACCGACTCGAGCTGCTCGAGAAGAACCGCCTCGCGGCCGAGGCCGAGATCGAGGAGAACAAGGCCTCCAAGCAGACCTACAGGTACAAGTGGCGCCAGGACAACTACGCCGCCCACAAGAAGCTCACCGACGAGGACATGCGCGTGGCCGTGCGCGTGCTCAACGGGCAGGGCAGCAAGCACGACCAGAACCGCGTGAAGAACGGCCAACTGCACCAGGTGGTGGGTTTCGGCAATCGCCTGCAGTCCATGCCTGGGTTCGGCATGCCGCACCTGATCCGCTGGCTGGCCGTCTCCCGCCACTGGAGCAGCTTCTGGTTCGACGACGGCTTTCACAAATGGCTCGGGCGCCAGCCCGTGGGCTCGGTCGACCTGCGCGCGCTGGCCGAGTTGCTCCAGCGCTCCGGCATGCCGATCGACGATGTGGCCCACACCGCGCTCTACCAGTACTGGAACCAACCCACGGCGGTCGAGGTGCTGCCCGCCGACCGCGTGTGGCCCTTCTTCGCGGAGCACCCCGAGTACATCGACGAAGGCCTGGGCCTTGTCGCGCCGCCAAAGCGCGAAGGCCGCCAGACCCAGCTCGACCTGAACGCCACGCTGCGCACGCTGGCCATCTTTCCGACTGTGCAGGCACGCTGGCTGCCGCGCGTGATGGAACTGGCGCTCGGCGAAGGCAAGACGCACCGCGCCGCCGCGCAGAAGGCGCTGTCGATGTTGCCCGACATCGGCCGGCGCGTGGTCGAGTCGCTCGGCTCCACCAAGAGCGAGGTGCGCATCGAGGCCGCCAACTGGCTGGCCGAGCTCAAGTACGCCGATGCCGTGCCCGCCATTACCAAGGCGCTCGAGAAGGAAACCCGCGAGACCGTGCGTGCGGCCTATCTCACGGCGCTCGAGGCGCTGGGCGACGACATCTCCGCGCGCCTTGGGCCTGCGATTCTTCTGGCTGAAGCAAAGAAGGGCCTGAAGGCCAAGCCTCCGGCTGGCCTTGCGTGGTTCTCCCTCGACGCACTGCCCGCCTGCAAATGGCTGGACGGCAGCCCGGTGGAACCCGAGATCGTGCGCTGGTGGGTGGTGCTCGCCTGCAAGCTCAAGGAACCGGGCGGCAACGCGCTGCTCACGCGCTACCTCGGCCTGCTCGACGCAGCCAGTCGCCAGGCCGTCGGCAGTTTGGTGCTGCGCCAGTTCATTGCGCACGACACGCGCCACCCCACGCTCGACGAAGGCATTGCGCATGCCAACGCCAACGCGCCGCAGCGCTACCAGGGCAACCAGCAGCGCTACCAGAACGCGAAGGCCGAGCACAAGCAGTACTACGAAGCCGACTTCCAGAAGACGCAGGATCAGGTCTTCGAAGAGTGCAAGCGCGAGAAGATGAGCGAATACCTCGGCAGCGCGATCGGTGAAAAAGGCATCCTCGCCCTGACGGCCCACACACCGGGGCACGAGGTCGTCACGCTGCTGCAGCAGTACATGCGCGACCACTATCAGCGCCGGTCGCAGATCGAAGCCATGCTCGAAGGCGTGGCGCCGGGCAACGACCCCGTGGTGATCCAGCTGCTGCTGGGCCTATCGCGCCGCTACCGCACGGCCTCGGTCCAGGAGAAGGCGCGCGCGCTGGTGCAGCAGATTGCCGACCGCAACAGCTGGACGCAGGACCAGCTCGCCGACCGCACCATTCCCACCGCGGGCCTGGACGACACCGGCAAGCTCGAACTCGCGTACGGCGACCGCATCTTCACCATGGTGCTCGACGCCGCGATGAAGCCCGAACTGCGCAACCCCGAAGGCAAGGTCGTCAAGGCGCTGCCCGAGCCGCGCCAGAACGATGACCCCGCCCTCATCAAGGACGCGAAGGCCCAGTTCTCGACCAGCAAGAAAGAGCTCAAGCAGGTCATCGACCTGCAGACCGCGCGGCTGTTCGAGGCCATGTGCACGGGCCGCGTCTGGCCGCAGGCCGAGTGGCGCGAATACCTGCACCGGCACCCGATTGCCGGGCGGCTGATACAGCGGCTCGTGTGGCTCGAGCTGGACGCGGAAGGCGCGGTGCGCGGCAGCTTCCGCCCTACCGAGGACGGCAGCCTGATCGACACGCAGGACGACGAGGTCGAGCTCGCGGCCGACAGCCAGCTGCGCCTGGGCCATGCCTCGCTGGTGGACGAGGCCACGGCCGCCGCGTGGAACAAGCACTTCAAGGACTACAAGCTGGTGCCGCTCTTCGCCCAGATGACGCGCAAGCCGCCGGCTGTGGCGTTCATCGACGACAAGAGCCAGCCGGTGAGCGAGATCAACGACCGGCTGGGCTGGATCAGCGACACCTTCACGCTGCGCGGCAGCTTTGCCAAGCTCGGCTACCAGCGCGCGCAGGCCGAGGACGGCGGCTTCTTCTATCAGTACACCAAGGAATTCTCATCGGCCGGCGTGCGCGTGGCCATCGAGTTCTCGGGCAATACCCTGCCGGAGGAAAACGTGCCCGCAGCGCTCAAGACACTGGGCTTCGAGGACATGAAGACCCGCGGCTACAGCGACCGTGCGCTGCCGCTGTCGAGCGTGCCGCCGGTGCTGCTGGCCGAGGCCTATGCCGATTACCTGGCCATTGCCCAGGCCTGCGCCGGGTTCGATGCGGGCTGGGAAAAGAAGATGCCTTGGTAA
- a CDS encoding DUF6891 domain-containing protein has translation MALTLDPEDTRARIHELVWCGFYPDADVEWLITDEYLDPDELTGEDRAWVKAEAARICAAKRADEARWPEQTEYDRLEAVFAQLRSEKIIALHRAGNTLSDGHDDVREQWRAAGRLESGTRGCCFYHSQDLDSAVRTGRMHLAFSGGMIPEIEQREANTVAIGHRIVELLRAAGFEARWNGDVSQRIEADLGQWRKRGPSV, from the coding sequence ATGGCCCTCACACTCGACCCTGAAGATACGCGCGCACGCATCCACGAGCTCGTGTGGTGCGGCTTTTATCCCGATGCCGACGTCGAGTGGCTGATCACCGACGAGTATCTCGACCCGGACGAGCTCACGGGCGAGGACCGCGCCTGGGTCAAGGCCGAGGCCGCGCGCATCTGCGCCGCCAAGCGTGCCGACGAGGCCCGGTGGCCCGAGCAGACGGAGTACGACCGCCTCGAAGCCGTGTTCGCCCAGTTGCGCAGCGAAAAGATCATTGCCCTGCACCGCGCCGGCAACACGCTGTCCGACGGCCATGACGATGTGCGCGAACAGTGGCGCGCCGCGGGGCGCCTGGAATCGGGCACTCGCGGCTGCTGCTTCTATCACTCGCAGGACCTGGACTCTGCGGTGCGCACCGGCCGCATGCACCTGGCGTTCAGCGGCGGCATGATCCCGGAGATCGAACAGCGCGAGGCCAACACCGTCGCCATCGGCCACCGCATCGTCGAGCTGTTGCGCGCGGCCGGTTTCGAGGCCCGCTGGAACGGCGACGTCAGCCAGCGTATCGAAGCCGACCTGGGCCAGTGGCGCAAGCGAGGCCCCTCGGTGTGA
- a CDS encoding VanW family protein, whose amino-acid sequence MSAEVWQPPRRIDAVDFWLRSRLLATAHALREALRPSARRWPGGTQALADAPVLAQYRTALWSDGRDDEFPLVAGKVQNLRVARRAFDAVEVPAGEVLSFWRQLGRPGAGRGFVAGRELRAGCVVPTLAGGLCQLSNALATAAARAGLELVERHGHTARVEQAAEAADDAVDATVFWNYVDLKVRARHDWRLEVELTATELVLRIRARSSLAVPVAPPGMPRVVRKGASQALPMARGCLSCEQTDCFRHRPSPLVAQQGRTAVLLDAVTPEFARYLDAHHAGADRMQPVPMRLAFWRPLPAALRPDGSAAIRPWWTSLRRALWQRLWARHAGRRQASLIDGQRWLALAFAARLKPEHTQLVVDQALLPHLQQTGALDGRRITVLAGALPMAEIERRLDAAARQWPEDATLRDFAPRPRWCGPRVPRWRGRRRWLRRMRKPRTTCPLLHRRPRWCGSTGCNRPCNPTHNLLLRAMNRR is encoded by the coding sequence GTGAGCGCCGAAGTCTGGCAGCCGCCGCGCCGCATCGACGCTGTCGATTTCTGGCTGCGCTCCAGGCTGCTGGCTACGGCTCATGCATTGCGCGAGGCGCTGCGGCCTTCGGCACGGCGTTGGCCTGGCGGCACTCAGGCCCTGGCCGATGCGCCCGTGCTGGCGCAGTACCGCACCGCGCTCTGGTCCGACGGCCGCGATGACGAATTCCCTCTGGTGGCCGGCAAGGTGCAGAACCTGCGCGTGGCGCGCCGCGCTTTCGACGCTGTCGAGGTGCCGGCCGGCGAGGTGCTGAGCTTCTGGCGCCAGCTGGGCCGGCCGGGCGCAGGGCGCGGCTTCGTGGCGGGCCGGGAGCTGCGTGCGGGTTGCGTGGTGCCTACGCTGGCCGGCGGCCTTTGCCAGCTGTCCAACGCGCTTGCCACCGCCGCGGCGCGTGCGGGCCTTGAGCTCGTGGAGCGGCATGGCCATACGGCGCGGGTCGAGCAGGCGGCCGAAGCCGCGGACGATGCAGTCGACGCAACGGTGTTCTGGAACTACGTCGACCTGAAGGTGCGCGCCAGGCATGACTGGCGGCTCGAGGTGGAGCTGACCGCCACCGAGCTGGTGCTGCGCATTCGTGCGCGTTCGTCCCTGGCGGTGCCGGTGGCGCCGCCCGGCATGCCGAGGGTGGTGCGAAAGGGCGCCAGCCAGGCGCTGCCGATGGCACGCGGCTGCCTGAGTTGCGAGCAGACGGATTGCTTTCGCCATCGGCCATCGCCCCTGGTTGCACAGCAAGGGCGCACGGCTGTGCTGCTCGATGCCGTCACGCCCGAATTTGCGCGCTACCTGGACGCACACCATGCCGGTGCAGACCGCATGCAGCCGGTGCCGATGCGGCTCGCTTTCTGGCGGCCGCTGCCAGCCGCCCTTCGGCCGGACGGCTCCGCGGCGATCCGCCCTTGGTGGACGAGCCTGCGCCGCGCACTGTGGCAGCGGCTCTGGGCGCGCCACGCAGGCCGGCGGCAGGCCAGCCTGATCGATGGCCAGCGCTGGCTGGCGCTTGCCTTTGCCGCGCGCCTGAAACCCGAACACACGCAACTGGTGGTGGACCAGGCCTTGCTCCCGCACCTTCAGCAGACCGGCGCACTCGACGGCCGCCGCATCACGGTGCTGGCCGGCGCCTTGCCAATGGCGGAGATCGAACGGCGGCTCGATGCGGCCGCACGCCAATGGCCCGAAGACGCCACGCTGCGCGACTTCGCGCCGCGCCCGCGCTGGTGCGGGCCGAGGGTGCCGCGTTGGCGCGGGCGGCGGCGTTGGTTACGCCGCATGCGGAAACCGCGGACCACCTGTCCCTTGCTGCACCGCAGGCCTCGGTGGTGCGGCTCGACTGGGTGCAACCGGCCGTGCAATCCAACGCACAACCTGTTGCTACGAGCGATGAACCGCCGCTGA
- a CDS encoding glycosyltransferase, which produces MFAASSLARKGARELAAALQGWPCRLRVLGSPSGDTQMWRGIDRVDHMDWRGGDWLRGACVVVLPAHVEHAPRALLRALAAHVPVVASTACGLAGLAGVRQVRAGDVEGLRAALRASIATAPAATITHADLQKQPAATPS; this is translated from the coding sequence GTGTTTGCCGCGAGTTCGCTTGCCCGCAAGGGCGCGCGCGAACTGGCTGCCGCGCTTCAGGGTTGGCCCTGCCGCCTGCGCGTGCTGGGCTCGCCCTCGGGAGACACGCAAATGTGGCGCGGCATCGACCGCGTCGACCATATGGACTGGCGCGGCGGCGACTGGCTCCGCGGCGCTTGCGTGGTCGTGCTGCCAGCCCATGTCGAGCATGCGCCGCGCGCGCTCCTCCGCGCCCTGGCGGCCCATGTGCCGGTCGTGGCCTCGACCGCCTGCGGCCTTGCAGGTCTTGCGGGCGTGCGCCAGGTCAGGGCGGGAGACGTGGAAGGCCTGCGCGCTGCGCTGCGTGCCTCGATCGCCACCGCACCAGCGGCTACGATCACCCACGCCGACCTACAGAAGCAACCAGCAGCAACACCATCATGA